GATTTGGTATTATCTCCGTAAAAAAAGGAAAAATGGAGATGGTTTCCATTCATGAGCTTATCTTAAAGAAATATCCCAACCACGAAACGAAACTCAAATATATTTTTGAAAGAACATTATCTCTTATAGACGAGTTTCATCCTGACGAAGTAGCCCTGGAAGCTCCTTTCTTTGGGAAGAATGTACAAAGTATGCTGAAACTGGGCCGTGCACAGGGTGTCGCTATGGCTGCCAGCCTGTACAGAAATATCCCTATTACCGAATATTCTCCTAAAAAAATTAAAATGGCCATCACCGGAAACGGAAATGCCAGTAAAGAACAGGTAGCCGGAATGCTTCAAAACCTACTTAACCTGAAAGAATTTCCTACAAAATATCTCGATGCTTCCGATGGTCTTGCTGTAGCGGTATGCCATCATTTT
The nucleotide sequence above comes from Chryseobacterium sp. 7. Encoded proteins:
- the ruvC gene encoding crossover junction endodeoxyribonuclease RuvC; protein product: MISEKIILGIDPGTTVMGFGIISVKKGKMEMVSIHELILKKYPNHETKLKYIFERTLSLIDEFHPDEVALEAPFFGKNVQSMLKLGRAQGVAMAASLYRNIPITEYSPKKIKMAITGNGNASKEQVAGMLQNLLNLKEFPTKYLDASDGLAVAVCHHFNSGTITDTKSYSGWESFLKQNPDRLK